AAAAAGAGAGAATTAAGGGAGAGAAATTGAGAGAGCGTAAGTGCATAATTTACTTAAACTAAACTCAGTTATGCATTTAATTGTACAGTGTGTTATCAaaatgtcatcatcatcatgcaaaagctttatattttttgtaacaaaaacaattataattaacaaaatagcaacaaaaaaaaaaggtaaataaaaacgttcaacaatttgttttggtttttaagTTAGAACAAactacagtttttatttaataatctaTAAATaaggttttgaaaaaaattttataaagagaacAACAATGTTTCGACTGAATGATCAAACTAACATTGATtgcacatatacataaataaattaaataattaaatgttttttttttgtttaataaaattttgaaaagggtttgttgttaatatttaatttaaatttaaactaattttcttttttttagatattttttttttaagttttggtaACAATTCACAGTtcacaaatttaacaaaatacactagataaataataaaatatataaaataattttcttttttttttttttcttgcaaaaaaatgttgttaaattgatttaataaatttttaattaaatttaaaaattttcaaaaatggttaaaaaaaagAGAGCAACAAATAATAGGTAAAGTGTTAATTTTTAGTATTAATTGTATTTAGttgttaagtttttgttgttgttgttttattaaaaaaaaatcctgtCATGGTATTGGTATTATCAAAttggtgtttttgttttctggatttttgataaaatgtttaattgttaAAAGGAATCGATTAATAATTCTTGTGCTCTGGTTTTAAAAGTTGTTGCCTGTGTTATGAAAGTTACGCCAATAGTTATTAAATTCCTCAAATATTCGGCTACGAAAAGGTGATTTCCCAAACATCTCATCGAATGAACCCggaaattgtgtaaaatattcTGAAGAACTTGGGAAACCCGTAGAGAAATTTGAAAATGGTTCAAAATTGTTTGAATTTGATGTGGAGACATCATAGCCATGATCACCATTAATATGATTGTTTACATCATCATCGTAGTTATCGTTATCGTTTCTATAATCATCGTTATCGTTCTCTAAAATTGGCAGCACAAAAATCCCGGTAGCGTTGTaatagatagagagagagagaaacaaaaaagtaatattcTAAATAGGATAAAgtgcatacatatacacatacacacgcaCGCACACACAAGGACATGTCATGGATGtgataatacaaaaattaaaaatatatatacatacaccaGGATTTCGGGAGGTAGTAAGTAGTAAGTATATAGTAGtgggatatatatatatatagataataatAATGGTGAttagaaaacagaaaaatataaatactttccaAGACATTGTATGGAGGATAAAGAGAGCTAATAAACATGTTAAAGTACACAAACACCATTACGACAAGGACGTATGAGTATAATGAAAGGAGCACCATgtacaaaaaataaccaaaatgaaaaaagttgtgAAATGTGTTTAAGGTTGGAGgagataaatataaataaatagactGGGGGGAGGgctttttgtgtgttattataATGTGTGTTCTAGGTGAATCTTCGCCAAGTCGCCCAAGCGGACAACCCTAATACCACAGCTGTACCCAAGACGCTACCAACACCAGTTAAAAGATATGAATCTGAGTCTGATTGTGATTTTTGTGTAGTTGTTTCTTTGTCATTGTTATTAATAGTGGCTTTGGTGTTACAACATGAGCTTGCTGAAGCTGAAGCTTTTTGGGATGTCACTGTTTTGTCAAAGGACTCACCGTGTCCGCCGTTTTCTGGTAACATGGGTGCGCGCAACGTTTTCACTGTCTTAACCACCGATGACTTTTTGAAAGCCTTGCTTACGGAATTATCGGTGGTCTCTTCGGAACGTTCTTCTTCTTGATGTTCTTCGCGATGACCACCTTCGATTTCCTCTTTCTGATGATTGGAGAATTTAGCAAATTCACGTAAATGACGTGGCAAACGTCGCAAGCTGGCCTCCTTTTCACCTTCGATAATTTTAACGGGCGGTATATCTTCCGCCTCACTGAGCTGGGCTTGCGTTGTTGGTTGGGATTCTGCACCCGATTCCCAGTCACTATCGGCTGGCATAGCCAATTTATGACGTCTCTCCTTAACGCGACTTAAGAATTCCTCCTCCATATTAGCCTTGTGTTTTGAGTAAGCCTCGTCTTCGTGTATCTtcgatattttaattatattttgcaatCTACGCTTTTCACGTTCCGCCACCTTGTTCAACCATTCCTCCGCCATTTGTTGCCTAAATACCTCATCTTCAGTAAGAGTTGGTAACTTTTGTGTCGATCTGTAGAGATCACGTAAAGGTCTTGTGATGGGTGATGTTGGTGTTTGAGCCATCTGCATTGCTTGAGCTTTCTGCGCCTCCTCCATTAAACGTCTGCGTTCATTTTGTAGACGTTCAAATTCTGTGCGTAGTTCCTCTTCTTTATTAGCAATATACTTCAATTGTTGTTCGTGTATTTCGCGTGGCAAAGAAGCACGTCTCTGACGCATATCTTCCTCTCTTACATGACAACCGTCTAAGGGGAAGAAACCCGAAGTCTGAGGTGCAGGTGAGACACCCCGTCTTGTTGTAGTGCTAATATATTTGGGATTAGGATCCCGTTCAATCATTGAATAACAACTGCCAAACTTAGGTCTATTGTTTTCAGGAGCTCTATTCAACATGGGGGCATGATGTCTCCTCACATTGTAGGCATTAAAGTGATCATAAGAGTGTTGATTGTTGAATGATAAATCATTGGTGGAAGCCGACAAACGTGGTGCTCGAATACCTCCTGGACGTCGTTGATAACAGATTTCTACTTCCTTGGCAAAAGGACGTGCAATATTTTCCGATGAACCCAAATCGCTAGCATATTTTGACCAATCATCTTCAGCTCTTTGGAACTGTGTTTGATTACTGTAAGTGCGCTGTCTATGATGCGCATCGTCACCGAGATTAAACATCGATTCTGCTCGACGGAAACGAGCATCGTCGACATATGAAGGGTTGGAACTTTCTATTTGTATTGGTATTTGATACGTTTTTGGAGGTTCTGGTACCGGTGGAGCCTCATCGTAGGTATCTGATGGTTTGTTAGCTGCTGTTGTGTTACCATTACCATTCTCTATATGTATAGGTATTTGATATGTACGACCTGCTTGATAATCCACTGTATCGGTGGCTGATTCCTGAGGTCTGGAAAATCTTAAGGAACGAGATTTCATAGATCTTTCGATTTCCTGTTCCAATTCTTTAAGGTGTTCATGTCGGGACTTATTAAATTCttctatttgttgtttttgtctcaTGTGTACTCGATTTAAATCAAACATGGAGGCTGATCTCTCACGTTGTTCCCTTTCGGCTTTGCTGGTCTCCAGTTCTCTGTGCAATTGTTTGGAAAGGTCATCAAATTCTTTGAATAACTTTTCATGGTCGTGGCTGAGTGtggttatttttttgtgttcggttgttgttgtagttgacGAAATCATTTCACCATTATTATCCCCGTTCGAGGTTACTTTCGCTGtcgttgctgctgctgttggcaAGTTAAGTGTTGGTAGCGTGGAGGCAGCATCGGCAGCTGCTTTGGCACGTTGCCTAAATTCTTCGTAAGTATCTTGTATTCCCCTCTTTAGTGCGGTATTCTCTggttcttgtttttttgtaagATCTTTTTCATCCATCTTCGCACTCTTGTTCTCGTCATTAGCAATATTTTGAGAAGTTTCTGCTATAGTGGTTCTTATTGTTGTTTCGCTTTGTGTTGccgtttgttgttttctttcaaTATCTGACGAAtgcttgtttaaatttaaagctgACATAATTTCTTGGTCATTTTTGTGTGGTGCTGCTGGTGAATTATGTTTAATGTCTTGTTCTTTACCTGTAGACAAGAAACTATTACTGTCCTGAGACATGGCTGTTTTCAAAGGAAAACTGCTGATTGCATCGGAGGGTTTATCACCAGAGGTTTTAGTTTCATGTTTTGAGGTGGAGAAATCTTGCACTACTTTACCATTTTCAATGCGTTTTTGTGTCTCATAGCTGTGAGTTTCCACGCTGGAATATCTTTTGGGTTGTGTATTCATGATTTGGCTGCAGAAGGGTTCAGTATTCGAAGATTCAATGTTTGAGAAGCGTTTGTGTTCGTGATCAAAGATGTTTGATGAACCCATTGTGGGGAACATCTGGCCCAATGTTGTTTCAACACTTTGCATGTTTCCAGATCCTTTGTGTTCGGAAAGTTGTGGGAATTGATGCGAATTTGTCGATGTGCCGTTGTTTAATGTTGATGTTGCTGATGGTACCTGTTCTTTGACTGGAGCACTGCCACTGTTTGTTGTTTGCCTTGAGTTATTTTCatacgatgatgatgatgatacgGAGTGTATTTGTTTATTAGCATTTGATTCGCCAGTATCTTGTATAATCGATAGCAAGCGATGTTTATTCTCTTCTCCATTGTTTTCTCCATTCGATGCTGTTGGCATTTGCTCATTATTATGGGTCAAGTTGACGTCATCGTTGGGTGTCTGTGTATGGGTTACTGTGGTTGTAGAGACCGTTCGTTTAGAGAGATTTTGTGCTTTAGATGCTGTTTCACTTGACTTGACCGGCACGGGTGGTGGTGGTATCTGTGGGGGAGGTGGCGTTATACTTTTACGTAATTTCTTCATCATTGCTGCAGTTTGTAACAGCTGTTGCTCGGCCAATTTTTCTCTTTCCAAGGTCTGCAACTGTTCCTTGGTGTATTCATGATAACCTCGACGTTCTACAAACTTTTGATGGGCATCGAGCAAATCATCTGGTTTTTGTTCTGGTTTCTGTTGTATATAGGAACGTTGGGAGGGTGAGAGACACACTAATACCTGGGGATCATTGCTTGTAGGTACTCCAAGCCAAGATTgatcttgttgttgttgaggGGGTTCCGGTCTTTTGGGAGCAGTTTCTCCCACCTTTAGGGATAATTGCAAATCATCAATGTGTGGCAGTTCGGGTAGAGGATAAGGCATATTGTTTTCGGTTTCAACCGCTTTAACGGCACGAGCTTCTCCAATATTTTGCGCAACAGTAGCTAGTTCTTCTAGAACTGCATCACCATATGGAAAGGAGGCTAATGTTTCGGCACACAGTAATCTTAATTTTTTAGGATCGACCGAAGAACTAGAACTATCATCTGATTGCTCGCACTGTTGGTTCGTATCGGTTTTGAGATCTGAAATTGAGGATGTTTGAACTGAATCACTGCTTTGTTCAGGAGCCACGTTAATAGCAGTACACTGACTAAAGTTGGTACTGTCTGAACAATGTGAATCCATGGATTCTTGCCGTATTACAGAGGAAGTGAGTAGACTTAAAGCGCTATTCAAGCCTTTGGGAAGGTCATGCTGTGATTGTGTGTGGGAATTGTGGTAGTCGACATGTTTTTGAAGCAAAGGCAAAGAAGCAGAGTTTGAGAAGGAGGTAGAAGGATTGAAAGCAGAATTAGAGGTATTATCACATTCATCACGAGTTTGTTCTGGTTCGTGTTCTTGAGAAAGAGGAGGTATGGGAGGTGGTGGCGGAGAACCTCTAGGCGGAGGTGGAGGAATAGGAGTAAATGTGTTACTATTATTATAGCTTAATTTCACATAACCGTTTGTAGCACTATTTTCATTGTTATTACCGTTTAATTTTACCGTATTGTTGTCATTAacgttattattgttattattaattattaaatcgCGAACCGTATTCATATTTACGTCTTGTGAAAAAACCCGAGATGTTTTCGCGTTATTACCCGCACataaactactactactattagTATTAAACGATTCTTCACAACTATTTTCTGGCGTTCTACTGGCGAccgttgttgatgttgttgtgacAGGCAATTTTTGAGTGTTTGAGAgatttgtatgaatttttttcgtTGAAGACGACGAAgatgatgttgatgttgttgctattgttgtgtTTGTGTTTTGTGAAGCCACTTCATTAATGGAAGAGAGCACCGATGAAATTTGCTCTTCTATTTGGGCAAAAACAAGTTGCTCATTTGcaggtgatgatgatgatgataataatattgaatctaatttggaatttatatttgaatttgtttttgtttcagcTAATGATCTTGTTTTAGTGGTGGTGTTGGTGGCGATGGAAGTATTGGTGGCTGTTGCAGACGCAGTGTAAGGTGTTTGAggagtatttttgtttataagtttactgttatttattgtttgattattattgttttgatttGCGCAAAATTCCGGCAACTGTTGTTTTGGTATTTTGGCAGTGAATGCTGATGGTGCTGCTGATGATGTCAGTGACTCAAAGCAGATGTTTTCTGTCACTGGTTTATTTATAATATCTCGTAAATCTGTATCCAAATCAAAATCAGGCGTAGATGTATGcacattttcaaacaaatccATATCATGTAAATCGGACATACTGCTGGAGGCggaatttgaaatgaaaacaacCTCAGCCGCTTCGGCCTCCGGTGACATACAACTACTCACTGTTGTACAGCTTTCATCAGCATCGGGAGCATCTTGTAGACGAGCTGCCACAGCAACAGCTATAGGTTCTTCTCTGATAACCTTGGATTTTCTTTGATTAGtagactgttgttgttgtttgtgggATTTGGAAAAGTCCAAAGAACTTTTGGGATATTTAGCGTTTAGTTTCTGAACTTTACCTTCTGAGGGACAGTTAGTAGCACTTTCATTTGAAGCTGATCTGGATAGGGGATTTTCAGAATTATCGCTTAACTCACTATTCTCTTCGGAAATGCTGTCCAAGAAACGAGGATTTAGCATTTGCGGCAAAAAGTGATTCTCCAAGGCTATGCGTTTCTGTTTTCTAGATTGTTTTTGCGAGCTACTGGCTGAAGATGAGGACGAAGAGGAAGTTACTTCTGTTATAGAATCGGCCACTTTTTGAATATCATCACTATATTCCACGGAAGATTCTGCCTCACTAATGACTGGTGACCTTAATTCTTCCAAATCACTTAAACTTTCATCACTGATCTCCACAATTCTAACATCCGATGTGTTGGTTTTCGCTACACTGGATAAGGGTTCTTTCATGGTGGGTGAGGTTATTTGAGGTTCATTATCTTTATCCTCCAGATGTACTTGATGTACAATAACTTTAgcttgttgttgatgttgatgttgttgtttttgctgctgttgtgtgTTGTGATCTTCCTCATCCGATGTGCTTACTTTATGTACTATAACCTTAACCTCATGTTGCTGGGATGCTGATTCATTTGAAGATgagtttgtgttgttgttggtgaCCTCTTCAGTTTTGTCTACTTTGTGTACTATAACTTTGACTTCATGCTGTTGAGAATGTTGTGCATTTGCGGCTGTATTGTTACTATCTGTTTTATCAGTCGTTTCAGAGTCTTCCTCTGCTGTGATCACTTTGTGCACAATTACTTTaacttgttgttgttcttgttgcgTTTGTTGAGAGATATTatctgtttgttttgttgttggtttactACTATCTGCTGTGTTATTATCTTGGTCAAGTTCTTTTGAACTGATTTCATTTTCCTTGACTACATCTGGTTCGGTTAAGATTTTAtgtataataactttaaaaggcTCATTTTCTGACTTTTCTGTGGCCGGTGTAGCGCTCTGCTCTTCTTTAGAAGATTCATTAGATTTTATAGCGTTCGTAGTTGTCAGCTCTTTATTTGTGTTAACACTATTAGAATCTTCACAAACTATTCTATGTACAATAACCTTACCTAGGGCACACGTACTAGGTGAGATTGGTGAAACATCTGTTGTTGCAGTTTGAATGTTGCTTTCCTCACTGGAAATATCCCTTTGAGGGTCGATCATTTTCGATTTTTCATTGCCCATAATGTCATTTGTTTTAACACCgtgattatttttacttttattatcgCACTGTGATGGTTCATTCAAAACTGTGTCATTCGTTTCTGTCGTCTTTACGTTTGCCTCGGACTCTTGCTCTGTTGCAGTGGTGACGTCGGGTGTCGTTTGTTTTAATGATTGCACATTTTCACATACATCAAACTGATTAGATTTTTTAGTGGTGGATGTGTCAACAATTTCTGCGACATTATTCTCCGAGGAAACTGCACTGATGTTGGTCACTTCGCTGACAGTGAGAGGAGATGcagatgatgttgttgttggtgttgttgttgagtTTTCGGGGCTGTGGGTAGTGTTGATAGTTGtgggtgttgttgttgttgcagttgttggcTCTTTAGActcttttttacaattttcttctttttgtttttgttgctgctgttgttgttgctgctgctgtttattacgttgtttatttttgttacgaTTACGATTTTTATTGCGGTAGTTGGGCatctctattttttaaaaaacacttcGACGAGTTGTTACTCCTCGGTTTCTCTtttcttgtttgtttaattgcttttgttttgctaatgatttgtttatgttattgttgttgtttttttgcacGTTTACCTGTAATTTAGTGAATAGTTGCTCTAATCGAAGGTGGTTTTGGGCGGTTTAGTTTGTACGatagtttttcaaatttctgcaaaaactttattaactttatttttttttaatttaatttaaaaaatctatttgattgcataagttttatagaatttagtattaaaaaaacacacaattacGCAAAAAGGatgaagaaaaatgttttagtgATGAtattggtggtggtggtgttggTGATAGTAGTAGTTGTGGTGTTGGTGATGATGATGCCATGTACTAAAATGTTTGCTCAATTATCAACAATAACAGTTTGCTTTTCAATATCTATATACtctatatgtatttcttttattatatttttctaattttcttaaTGTCTTTTTTGtactaatttttctttttcaatagaaaatttttatagtgGGCAACAGACAGCTCTTTAGTTTTTCGTTCGTTCGTACCATTCGACTTTAAGCGACTGAAAACACTCACGTACTAATGCTCACAGAACCAGAGGCGAACACCggcatataaaaaaatatattttaggtacatatacaacaaaaaaaaaataaataatatcaagAAAATCTGAACAGaaacattttattagaaaaaattaaacgcGCGACCACGAATGTGACACGGATTTAAACaaacagctacaacaacaacaaaaactacaatgaataaaataaaatcatcatcatcatcaactcaataaaacaacaaaatctctttagaaaattttgaaaaatctttcTTTATCATTatcattgttgctgttgttgttcatattgttgttgctggctTCTCATTAATGTTTTCGCCTGGCTATACTTCTGATCTGTTCAGTTTAGTTAAGTCTTTCaattattttgttgctgttgttgatcttttttgttattcataaaaaagcacggggtaacaacaacaacacaacaaactaattttcataaagaaaatatttcataatttaaaatgaaaacacaacaacaaaataataataaataattttcttaaaaataggaagctttaaaaatacaacaacaaaaaaacgttTGCTctactaaaaacaaacaaaaagatttCCCACATTTCGATTTGCCACCATTCaatcgtaaatattttttaaaaagttttaaaatttttcaaaaaaacatattgGAATTTGCCAAATGATATTTTGTAGTGTTGATCATATAGTAGCAACTAAAATGGCGTGCGCGTGTcagtgtttgtttaaaagagaaagagagagagggaaaacaaaataaattgacgATTTTGATCTTTTATGAATGCATCCTCAGATTTTGTGTCTGAATGTATATATGTTGTCTTTCCAAAATTAGTGCATTAATACCTTTTATATATTCCCATAGAATTGAGCTCATTgcctaaaattatttaaaatttattaaatcatacaacaaacaagaaattaattttaaaattaacccaATAAACAATTATCTCTTACGGCAAAAAATGACAACAATTTCCTGTGGaatgtttaatgatttttaagtttttcttaatgagaatttctaaatgaaataaaatggcTGTTTTCAAACACTTAAACAACATTGACTGAatgtcaaataaaaatgtttgtctaaaaaatcaATCAATCTTTTAgctttagaaaactaaaaaaaacataattcaaaatttacgTCATTTTATGATTTTGTCAAATTTTTCCATTGAAATCGTTTTTTCTTTAGAGATTTATGattgtcaaatattttcaaacattttgctTAAAGAAGTGAAATCATATAAAGAAATATCTAAGAGAACAAATGCGTATTTGCAAGATCTAGATTAGATTTTAAATCGAAATATATCCATACttggttttgcaactttttgtcgagatacgagtatgtGAAACAGaattatgaacataaaagttctatt
The window above is part of the Lucilia cuprina isolate Lc7/37 chromosome 6, ASM2204524v1, whole genome shotgun sequence genome. Proteins encoded here:
- the LOC111691266 gene encoding serine-rich adhesin for platelets isoform X11, encoding MPNYRNKNRNRNKNKQRNKQQQQQQQQQQKQKEENCKKESKEPTTATTTTPTTINTTHSPENSTTTPTTTSSASPLTVSEVTNISAVSSENNVAEIVDTSTTKKSNQFDVCENVQSLKQTTPDVTTATEQESEANVKTTETNDTVLNEPSQCDNKSKNNHGVKTNDIMGNEKSKMIDPQRDISSEESNIQTATTDVSPISPSTCALGKVIVHRIVCEDSNSVNTNKELTTTNAIKSNESSKEEQSATPATEKSENEPFKVIIHKILTEPDVVKENEISSKELDQDNNTADSSKPTTKQTDNISQQTQQEQQQVKVIVHKVITAEEDSETTDKTDSNNTAANAQHSQQHEVKVIVHKVDKTEEVTNNNTNSSSNESASQQHEVKVIVHKVSTSDEEDHNTQQQQKQQHQHQQQAKVIVHQVHLEDKDNEPQITSPTMKEPLSSVAKTNTSDVRIVEISDESLSDLEELRSPVISEAESSVEYSDDIQKVADSITEVTSSSSSSSASSSQKQSRKQKRIALENHFLPQMLNPRFLDSISEENSELSDNSENPLSRSASNESATNCPSEGKVQKLNAKYPKSSLDFSKSHKQQQQSTNQRKSKVIREEPIAVAVAARLQDAPDADESCTTVSSCMSPEAEAAEVVFISNSASSSMSDLHDMDLFENVHTSTPDFDLDTDLRDIINKPVTENICFESLTSSAAPSAFTAKIPKQQLPEFCANQNNNNQTINNSKLINKNTPQTPYTASATATNTSIATNTTTKTRSLAETKTNSNINSKLDSILLSSSSSPANEQLVFAQIEEQISSVLSSINEVASQNTNTTIATTSTSSSSSSTKKIHTNLSNTQKLPVTTTSTTVASRTPENSCEESFNTNSSSSLCAGNNAKTSRVFSQDVNMNTVRDLIINNNNNNVNDNNTVKLNGNNNENSATNGYVKLSYNNSNTFTPIPPPPPRGSPPPPPIPPLSQEHEPEQTRDECDNTSNSAFNPSTSFSNSASLPLLQKHVDYHNSHTQSQHDLPKGLNSALSLLTSSVIRQESMDSHCSDSTNFSQCTAINVAPEQSSDSVQTSSISDLKTDTNQQCEQSDDSSSSSVDPKKLRLLCAETLASFPYGDAVLEELATVAQNIGEARAVKAVETENNMPYPLPELPHIDDLQLSLKVGETAPKRPEPPQQQQDQSWLGVPTSNDPQVLVCLSPSQRSYIQQKPEQKPDDLLDAHQKFVERRGYHEYTKEQLQTLEREKLAEQQLLQTAAMMKKLRKSITPPPPQIPPPPVPVKSSETASKAQNLSKRTVSTTTVTHTQTPNDDVNLTHNNEQMPTASNGENNGEENKHRLLSIIQDTGESNANKQIHSVSSSSSYENNSRQTTNSGSAPVKEQVPSATSTLNNGTSTNSHQFPQLSEHKGSGNMQSVETTLGQMFPTMGSSNIFDHEHKRFSNIESSNTEPFCSQIMNTQPKRYSSVETHSYETQKRIENGKVVQDFSTSKHETKTSGDKPSDAISSFPLKTAMSQDSNSFLSTGKEQDIKHNSPAAPHKNDQEIMSALNLNKHSSDIERKQQTATQSETTIRTTIAETSQNIANDENKSAKMDEKDLTKKQEPENTALKRGIQDTYEEFRQRAKAAADAASTLPTLNLPTAAATTAKVTSNGDNNGEMISSTTTTTEHKKITTLSHDHEKLFKEFDDLSKQLHRELETSKAEREQRERSASMFDLNRVHMRQKQQIEEFNKSRHEHLKELEQEIERSMKSRSLRFSRPQESATDTVDYQAGRTYQIPIHIENGNGNTTAANKPSDTYDEAPPVPEPPKTYQIPIQIESSNPSYVDDARFRRAESMFNLGDDAHHRQRTYSNQTQFQRAEDDWSKYASDLGSSENIARPFAKEVEICYQRRPGGIRAPRLSASTNDLSFNNQHSYDHFNAYNVRRHHAPMLNRAPENNRPKFGSCYSMIERDPNPKYISTTTRRGVSPAPQTSGFFPLDGCHVREEDMRQRRASLPREIHEQQLKYIANKEEELRTEFERLQNERRRLMEEAQKAQAMQMAQTPTSPITRPLRDLYRSTQKLPTLTEDEVFRQQMAEEWLNKVAEREKRRLQNIIKISKIHEDEAYSKHKANMEEEFLSRVKERRHKLAMPADSDWESGAESQPTTQAQLSEAEDIPPVKIIEGEKEASLRRLPRHLREFAKFSNHQKEEIEGGHREEHQEEERSEETTDNSVSKAFKKSSVVKTVKTLRAPMLPENGGHDNKLHYHKSRAYQIPQRPRDPYSTDRLQRRTNNKQTRFAAATNRRSWSESDLLQEIDKDLKLAKGFLFQDEKAPSTNMFAPKFKAKAPTGTGRTQYSKPNGYQSEPEPNYDSDYSTIKYRAVNPNRLQSVSSALNVRKSNDTLYGTLPNPVKSGQNSYKNQPGRIEDYVTGHSSVSEKEKKEWWDEIMDIFNVQLDQTKLSSHYTEGNLSRALAKESGYTSDSNLVFRKKELPQSSPLSPVEQKQAYKNVQAGGEPPLFGFRKPAPEKSKDYDFPTPQLPPPPKGELLEQGAVSPNRYYESDVNIHFKTPVRQEFKYPLSEEELAIRQAEQMQKLYQEERRRKYLQELQDMNSRRHTDNFTPSQKSPIPLNRYDDFPADLAPKAANQIKSIARALYNFQAQNSKELSFKKGDIIYIKRAIDKNWYEGEHNAMIGLFPANYVEIINKETVYPVQSQAPVYRKPSEGQARAKYNFQAQSGVELSLNKGELVSLTRRVDDNWFEGRIANRKGIFPVSYVEVLTDIGAEDIAARTTTVPQTARPSLDALRTNINNEFNTLTRNGNQPPNAILRETRNAHKTDILHVDTSSEPLVYRALYKYRPQNSDELELQEGDIVHVLEKCDDGWYVGTSQRTGCFGTFPGNYVERV
- the LOC111691266 gene encoding uncharacterized protein LOC111691266 isoform X16 — its product is MPYPLPELPHIDDLQLSLKVGETAPKRPEPPQQQQDQSWLGVPTSNDPQVLVCLSPSQRSYIQQKPEQKPDDLLDAHQKFVERRGYHEYTKEQLQTLEREKLAEQQLLQTAAMMKKLRKSITPPPPQIPPPPVPVKSSETASKAQNLSKRTVSTTTVTHTQTPNDDVNLTHNNEQMPTASNGENNGEENKHRLLSIIQDTGESNANKQIHSVSSSSSYENNSRQTTNSGSAPVKEQVPSATSTLNNGTSTNSHQFPQLSEHKGSGNMQSVETTLGQMFPTMGSSNIFDHEHKRFSNIESSNTEPFCSQIMNTQPKRYSSVETHSYETQKRIENGKVVQDFSTSKHETKTSGDKPSDAISSFPLKTAMSQDSNSFLSTGKEQDIKHNSPAAPHKNDQEIMSALNLNKHSSDIERKQQTATQSETTIRTTIAETSQNIANDENKSAKMDEKDLTKKQEPENTALKRGIQDTYEEFRQRAKAAADAASTLPTLNLPTAAATTAKVTSNGDNNGEMISSTTTTTEHKKITTLSHDHEKLFKEFDDLSKQLHRELETSKAEREQRERSASMFDLNRVHMRQKQQIEEFNKSRHEHLKELEQEIERSMKSRSLRFSRPQESATDTVDYQAGRTYQIPIHIENGNGNTTAANKPSDTYDEAPPVPEPPKTYQIPIQIESSNPSYVDDARFRRAESMFNLGDDAHHRQRTYSNQTQFQRAEDDWSKYASDLGSSENIARPFAKEVEICYQRRPGGIRAPRLSASTNDLSFNNQHSYDHFNAYNVRRHHAPMLNRAPENNRPKFGSCYSMIERDPNPKYISTTTRRGVSPAPQTSGFFPLDGCHVREEDMRQRRASLPREIHEQQLKYIANKEEELRTEFERLQNERRRLMEEAQKAQAMQMAQTPTSPITRPLRDLYRSTQKLPTLTEDEVFRQQMAEEWLNKVAEREKRRLQNIIKISKIHEDEAYSKHKANMEEEFLSRVKERRHKLAMPADSDWESGAESQPTTQAQLSEAEDIPPVKIIEGEKEASLRRLPRHLREFAKFSNHQKEEIEGGHREEHQEEERSEETTDNSVSKAFKKSSVVKTVKTLRAPMLPENGGHDNKLHYHKSRAYQIPQRPRDPYSTDRLQRRTNNKQTRFAAATNRRSWSESDLLQEIDKDLKLAKGFLFQDEKAPSTNMFAPKFKAKAPTGTGIWSPKNQTPTSSCSNLSEFNKSTPPTPPPPPLQPVWTPQTSPQSNRKEFRPVHFESPTLPRKYVLSTSAEPALPPWDSTNDQNVSKLPQSCTNLSATNTDTTNTSLPLGSTNSITTGLPKSSISEKIKTFERSASASDLYSRPQIKRLTDKGRPLCKPNEVIYNVKHEYMSEPETENERPRKMAQLGRRQYDGIGPITNDGMPIILRSEVKEPHQHEWYKRLYQTIHKQKHGDDCVIRYKQPRGRTQYSKPNGYQSEPEPNYDSDYSTIKYRAVNPNRLQSVSSALNVRKSNDTLYGTLPNPVKSGQNSYKNQPGRIEDYVTGHSSVSEKEKKEWWDEIMDIFNVQLDQTKLSSHYTEGNLSRALAKESGYTSDSNLVFRKKELPQSSPLSPVEQKQAYKNVQAGGEPPLFGFRKPAPEKSKDYDFPTPQLPPPPKGELLEQGAVSPNRYYESDVNIHFKTPVRQEFKYPLSEEELAIRQAEQMQKLYQEERRRKYLQELQDMNSRRHTDNFTPSQKSPIPLNRYDDFPADLAPKAANQIKSIARALYNFQAQNSKELSFKKGDIIYIKRAIDKNWYEGEHNAMIGLFPANYVEIINKETVYPVQSQAPVYRKPSEGQARAKYNFQAQSGVELSLNKGELVSLTRRVDDNWFEGRIANRKGIFPVSYVEVLTDIGAEDIAARTTTVPQTARPSLDALRTNINNEFNTLTRNGNQPPNAILRETRNAHKTDILHVDTSSEPLVYRALYKYRPQNSDELELQEGDIVHVLEKCDDGWYVGTSQRTGCFGTFPGNYVERV